CCCAGACTCCAGCTGTGATTCTGGGTCACCTGGGGATCCTGGCTCATCTGGCTTTGGGTCCAATATGAGTCCAGCTGCACAGTTCTTCAGGAAGTGCCACCAGGCAGGCTGCACACAGTTAATCTTCTCTGAGTTTGCCTCCCGTCTCAACACTATCACTGAGAGGATTTCATCCCAGCAGGCCAGCGAAGAAGGTGAGACAGAATAATACAATAGACTACTATTAAATACATTGGATGGGGACTGTAGTGTTGGCTAACTAAACCGGTGCATGCAATTATGAAGAGCATTTGCAAACAATGTTATTGAATTGGGACTGGAAAACTGTTTGCACTTTTTCAAAGTGCACTTGTCAACTGTACCGTTGTCCATTGTGAAACTGAGCttgtaatattttttattttatttttttaaaacatttttgccAGTATAGATATTGACAAAATATCCTGTGTCCACAGATTTCAACCTCACCCTGAAAGTGCTGGAGGCCTCTGGGATGCTGCCAGAGATATTTGCAAAGAGAGACCAAGGTAAAGTATTTAAACATCCACATAAAGAACAGAATACACTCTTTGTGGTGCGTGGAATAAAGTCCCCATCAGTTAGTTCCTCATATAGGAATTCTGGTTCGGAAGCATGAGTAACCTTGCCTGACACCAGAAGACCTACGGAGCTAACGCTTAGGCTtaagctcagtgggctaacacagttATGTGGAATGCAGGAGACCCGTCGTGCTCTGATCGGTAACACCCGCATGCATTATGACCTCAGCACTGACTAGACACAGTCAGTGCCCAGAGAATTCATTTCACCCTAATGCCCTGTTTCTTTTCCTTTGTTCAGAAATGGAGAAGAGACtgaaggatctgcagagagagattgaagcGGTGAGGACTGCCAGGTCTGCCATGAGAGATGCCTGTGTCGTGAGCTTCACCCCATCATGACGGATCACTGCTGAAGATAAAAGCAGTTTTATAAGACGTTataactagggcctggagtttTCCCTGACCAGACTAGGAATGTATAGGACCTGAAGGTTTCCTGGTCCGATCATGTGGACAGGAAAAACCTCACACCCCAGTTTTAGTAGAATGTAAATATTTGAAACCTTTTATATTTGCCATATTTTTCTACCTTCGTGTTCAAACATTTTAACTCCGATATTTGAAAAAGTTTGTTGTACCCTGGCTACTGAGATGGGTGATATTATACTTGA
This sequence is a window from Oncorhynchus gorbuscha isolate QuinsamMale2020 ecotype Even-year linkage group LG01, OgorEven_v1.0, whole genome shotgun sequence. Protein-coding genes within it:
- the LOC124044996 gene encoding uncharacterized protein LOC124044996 — protein: MSKSTYEEEEEDEHLPKTGISKQDPNTSEVAMTEDGTAEQFEFQYGLEGPTFKNENGECSKSHLSIIKVEQLDPLLPEQNNSSCDSGSPGDPGSSGFGSNMSPAAQFFRKCHQAGCTQLIFSEFASRLNTITERISSQQASEEDFNLTLKVLEASGMLPEIFAKRDQEMEKRLKDLQREIEAVRTARSAMRDACVVSFTPS